From the Flavimarina sp. Hel_I_48 genome, one window contains:
- a CDS encoding glycoside hydrolase family 26 protein, giving the protein MIKTVHFVYFVFIALILTSCGSSLSIPIQNISLADSQASVQTKLLKAKIDFLAKKGISIGQQDPTAYGIGWKASSQNKYRSDMHDVIGKYPAVQGWDLGHIELGHDINLDTVSFNLMRHQIIEAHKRGAITTLSWHLDNPQSGGSSWDTTAAVKTIMKEGLNRSKYIDWVSKLADFIKSIKDEKGNAIPLVFRAYHEMNGGWFWWGAASCTPEEYKALYRDFVQLLGDNDVHNLLYAYSPNTLNNPQEYERFYPGDAFVDILGMDIYNHGGDAGFAKKLQQDLSVVRQFAETHNKVLALTETGNVAPGNPKWWTQILYPGIKDTGIAWVLFWRNARKDHYFGIYPKEASATDFKAFAKREDILFLEDIDRYSFKPKNKIY; this is encoded by the coding sequence ATGATTAAAACAGTTCACTTTGTATATTTTGTCTTTATAGCTTTAATCCTCACTTCTTGTGGAAGCAGCTTGAGTATTCCTATCCAGAATATTTCCCTTGCCGATTCACAAGCGAGTGTACAGACTAAATTATTGAAAGCTAAAATTGATTTTTTGGCAAAAAAAGGCATTTCCATTGGGCAACAGGATCCAACAGCGTATGGGATAGGCTGGAAAGCTTCATCTCAAAACAAGTACCGTAGTGACATGCATGATGTAATAGGCAAATATCCCGCTGTGCAGGGTTGGGATTTGGGTCATATTGAGTTGGGACATGACATTAATTTAGATACCGTTTCTTTTAACCTCATGCGGCACCAAATTATAGAAGCTCACAAACGCGGTGCAATCACTACATTAAGTTGGCACCTTGACAACCCACAAAGTGGTGGAAGCAGTTGGGATACCACCGCGGCGGTAAAAACAATAATGAAAGAGGGCCTTAACCGCTCTAAATATATTGATTGGGTAAGCAAACTTGCTGATTTCATAAAATCAATAAAAGATGAAAAAGGAAATGCGATCCCGCTTGTTTTCAGGGCCTACCACGAGATGAATGGCGGGTGGTTCTGGTGGGGAGCAGCCAGTTGCACCCCTGAAGAATATAAAGCGCTTTATCGCGATTTTGTACAACTTTTGGGCGATAATGACGTGCATAACCTACTTTACGCGTATTCACCCAATACGCTTAATAACCCTCAAGAATATGAGCGCTTTTATCCCGGCGATGCATTTGTTGATATTCTGGGTATGGATATTTATAATCATGGAGGTGATGCTGGTTTCGCCAAAAAACTACAACAGGATTTGAGCGTCGTTCGGCAATTTGCTGAAACCCACAATAAAGTACTTGCCCTTACCGAAACAGGAAATGTCGCCCCTGGAAACCCAAAGTGGTGGACGCAAATTCTCTATCCCGGGATCAAGGATACCGGGATCGCCTGGGTTTTATTTTGGCGCAACGCGCGTAAAGACCATTATTTTGGCATTTACCCCAAAGAGGCTTCCGCAACCGATTTTAAAGCATTTGCTAAAAGGGAGGATATCTTATTTCTGGAAGATATAGATCGTTATTCCTTTAAACCCAAAAATAAAATTTATTAA
- a CDS encoding helix-turn-helix domain-containing protein, producing MHKDIHREITQLAPEDSFLVFDRVKDDFDFPIHFHPEYELNFIKDGKGVRRVVGDSLGEIEDLELVLVGPNLVHGWELHNCTCSRIHEITIQFHDDLFDEKLLSRRIFKPIKDMFNRSNHGIAFSKKATNDVMSRILRLSKIDSIDYFLELISILHDLAISRNQRLLSSYISQNKNFENSDKIKVIYEYIQENYNRKVSLNEISQLVNMSQVSFNRFIKSRTGKTFVEYLNDTRISFATRWLIETDLSIGEIGYKCGFNNIANFNRVFKKLKNCTPSEFREQFEGIKRVL from the coding sequence ATGCATAAGGATATTCATAGGGAAATCACGCAATTAGCTCCCGAAGATAGTTTTTTGGTTTTTGACCGCGTTAAGGATGATTTTGATTTTCCTATTCATTTTCATCCAGAGTACGAACTCAATTTTATAAAAGATGGCAAGGGCGTGCGTCGTGTAGTGGGGGATAGTCTGGGGGAGATTGAAGATCTAGAACTCGTACTGGTAGGGCCTAATCTGGTACACGGTTGGGAGCTTCATAATTGTACATGCTCGAGGATTCACGAGATTACCATACAATTTCACGACGACCTATTTGATGAAAAATTGCTCTCAAGACGTATTTTTAAACCGATTAAAGATATGTTCAATAGGTCTAATCACGGTATCGCTTTTTCTAAAAAGGCCACTAATGATGTGATGTCTAGAATTTTGAGACTATCAAAGATAGATAGTATCGATTATTTTCTTGAACTCATTTCCATACTGCATGATCTGGCCATTTCAAGAAACCAGCGTTTGCTTTCATCGTATATTTCACAAAATAAAAATTTTGAAAATAGCGATAAAATAAAAGTAATCTATGAATATATTCAGGAGAACTACAACAGGAAGGTTTCTTTAAACGAAATTTCACAGCTAGTTAATATGAGTCAGGTTTCTTTTAACCGCTTCATCAAAAGCCGAACCGGCAAAACCTTTGTGGAATACCTCAATGATACCCGTATCAGTTTTGCTACGCGCTGGCTCATCGAAACCGATTTGAGCATCGGTGAGATCGGGTATAAGTGTGGTTTTAATAATATTGCAAACTTTAATCGAGTTTTTAAAAAGCTCAAAAATTGTACACCCAGTGAATTCAGGGAGCAATTTGAGGGAATAAAACGCGTATTGTAG
- a CDS encoding SusC/RagA family TonB-linked outer membrane protein, with amino-acid sequence MNTFSLLMLLVFTAFQATAQQEISGTVTDAAGSPLLGVNVFIKGTNQGTATDFDGNYQITGSSSNVIVFTYVGFKDKEETVGDKAIIDVSLEENAESLNEVVLIGYGVQQRQDVNGSVSSVSAEEIENVPQVSIDQLLQGRAAGVTISQNSGKPGSAVSVRIRGITSITGNNEPLYVIDGVPISGDSRNLSSSGRTDASSFNGGGQTGSSPLASINPSDIESVDILKDASATAIYGSRGANGVVIIKTKSGSKGEKGSLRYSTYIALQEPQELLDVMDLRTYATLQNSLAAEYGSAPRLEFSNLSLLGKGTDWQDEVFQQALMKSHQLSYSGSSDKVNYLISGSYLDQEGIVIGSGFERYTIRTNIDAQLNSWLKVGANITAGRTNEDITLNGSRDGIVSLGLLQAPDVAVRNPDGSFAGPPDDPEAVEGSINPVGLALSQTNELQKDNVLGNFFSEFQLAEGFTFRNEIGGNLEYVKNKLFTPTYQFGRFVNENATLLEKRASSQFWIIKNYLSYNHNFESGHNINLLLGQEAQESRWDGTQVVGTGFVNNNIQTLNNASGITSYDSYKGSASLSSYYARAIYSFKEKYGLTATVRADGSSKFDALGDNKWGYFPSFAASWKLFKEPWMEGINETVDNIRLKAGYGVVGNQDIPNYLYGSSLSDTQTGVGLGYLVNNIPNPDLKWEETRQTNLGIDFTMFDNRLNATVEVYNKISKDFLYQLPLPTYLTGGPNYLGGISAPYVNLGEMQNKGIDVSIGYSTLKTKDFSWSTNLNVSHYQNEVTALYQESLEVIRTLTSGFLTSPITRTVQGEALGKYYGYKVKGLFTSLDQIADAPIQFGIPFSEEQGDNDLGDIQYVDVNEDGVINEQDRTYIGSPHPDFTFGFTNNFSYKNFDLSVFLQGSYGNDLLNLTRKETTGLARLYTNQLQEAQDYYTATNIDAEYPRPRRGDDNQNLFVSDRYVEDGSYVRIQNVSLGYNFPSTVLDKFNVSNLKIYGTIQNLYTFTDYSGYDPDIGAYNGDALQMGVDLGRYPISRTFTFGVDVEF; translated from the coding sequence TTGAATACATTTTCTCTGCTTATGCTGCTCGTTTTTACAGCATTTCAGGCTACGGCCCAACAGGAAATATCGGGTACAGTAACAGACGCTGCTGGCAGCCCGTTGCTGGGTGTTAATGTCTTTATTAAAGGGACTAACCAGGGCACCGCAACCGATTTTGATGGAAATTACCAAATTACCGGATCTTCCTCAAACGTTATCGTTTTTACCTATGTAGGTTTCAAAGATAAAGAAGAAACCGTGGGAGATAAAGCAATTATAGACGTAAGTCTTGAAGAAAATGCAGAAAGTCTTAACGAAGTTGTACTTATAGGTTATGGTGTACAGCAGCGCCAGGATGTAAATGGATCAGTATCCAGTGTAAGTGCAGAGGAGATTGAAAATGTACCCCAGGTAAGTATAGACCAGCTTCTGCAAGGCCGGGCTGCCGGTGTAACAATAAGCCAGAATTCGGGTAAACCGGGTAGTGCCGTTTCGGTACGTATTAGGGGTATTACTTCAATAACCGGTAATAATGAGCCGCTTTATGTTATAGACGGTGTGCCTATTTCTGGTGATTCTCGTAACCTAAGCTCTAGTGGGCGCACTGATGCTTCCAGTTTTAATGGTGGCGGGCAGACGGGTTCGAGTCCACTGGCGAGTATCAACCCCAGTGATATAGAATCTGTAGATATATTAAAAGATGCTTCAGCCACCGCTATTTATGGTTCGCGGGGAGCTAATGGAGTTGTTATCATCAAGACCAAGTCTGGTAGCAAGGGCGAAAAAGGTTCATTGCGTTACAGCACTTATATTGCTTTACAGGAACCCCAGGAGCTTCTTGATGTGATGGATTTGCGTACATATGCAACGCTACAGAATTCGCTTGCTGCAGAATATGGAAGTGCCCCACGGTTGGAATTTTCCAATCTTTCTTTGCTGGGAAAAGGTACCGATTGGCAAGATGAAGTTTTTCAGCAGGCTTTAATGAAAAGTCATCAACTTTCCTATAGTGGAAGTTCGGATAAAGTAAACTATTTGATCTCCGGTAGTTATCTTGATCAGGAAGGCATTGTTATAGGCTCTGGTTTTGAGCGTTATACCATTCGTACAAATATAGACGCCCAATTGAACAGCTGGTTAAAAGTGGGTGCCAATATTACAGCGGGTAGGACCAATGAAGATATCACACTCAATGGAAGCCGGGATGGGATTGTAAGCCTTGGGCTTTTGCAAGCCCCTGATGTGGCAGTGAGAAATCCCGATGGGAGTTTTGCCGGCCCACCAGATGATCCCGAAGCGGTGGAGGGTAGTATAAACCCCGTAGGTCTTGCACTGAGCCAGACCAACGAACTGCAAAAAGATAATGTTCTGGGGAATTTTTTCTCAGAATTTCAACTGGCCGAAGGTTTCACCTTTAGAAACGAAATAGGTGGAAATCTGGAATATGTAAAAAATAAGCTGTTTACGCCTACGTATCAATTTGGCCGATTTGTAAATGAAAATGCCACTTTATTAGAAAAAAGGGCAAGCAGCCAGTTTTGGATCATTAAAAACTATTTGAGCTATAATCATAATTTTGAGTCTGGTCATAATATAAACTTATTGCTGGGCCAGGAAGCGCAGGAATCTCGTTGGGACGGTACACAGGTAGTTGGAACAGGTTTTGTAAACAATAATATACAAACCTTAAATAATGCAAGTGGTATAACCAGTTATGATTCCTATAAAGGCAGTGCATCGCTGAGCTCTTATTATGCTCGTGCGATCTATTCTTTTAAAGAAAAATATGGCCTAACGGCTACCGTACGTGCTGATGGTTCTTCTAAATTTGACGCATTGGGAGATAATAAATGGGGATATTTCCCCTCTTTTGCAGCCTCCTGGAAACTATTTAAGGAACCATGGATGGAAGGAATAAATGAAACGGTAGATAATATTCGCCTTAAAGCGGGTTATGGTGTCGTGGGTAATCAGGATATTCCCAATTACCTTTACGGTTCCAGTTTATCGGATACACAAACAGGGGTTGGCCTTGGTTATTTAGTGAACAATATTCCCAACCCTGATTTAAAGTGGGAAGAAACCAGACAGACTAACTTAGGGATAGATTTTACGATGTTTGACAATAGACTTAATGCTACCGTTGAGGTCTATAATAAGATATCAAAAGACTTTTTGTACCAGCTGCCCTTACCCACTTATCTTACTGGTGGACCCAATTATCTTGGCGGTATAAGTGCTCCCTACGTGAATCTTGGGGAAATGCAGAATAAAGGGATCGATGTTTCCATAGGATATTCAACGTTGAAAACGAAAGATTTCTCTTGGTCTACCAACTTGAATGTTTCCCATTATCAAAATGAGGTGACTGCCTTATATCAGGAAAGCCTGGAAGTGATACGTACATTAACATCAGGATTTTTAACTTCACCCATTACAAGAACTGTACAGGGGGAAGCATTGGGTAAATATTATGGTTATAAAGTTAAGGGACTCTTTACCAGCCTTGACCAGATTGCTGATGCGCCCATACAATTTGGAATTCCTTTTTCTGAGGAGCAAGGAGATAATGATTTAGGTGATATTCAATATGTAGATGTGAATGAAGATGGTGTGATCAATGAGCAGGACCGAACGTATATTGGTAGTCCACATCCTGATTTTACCTTTGGTTTCACCAATAATTTTAGCTACAAAAACTTTGATTTAAGTGTCTTTTTGCAAGGCTCTTACGGTAATGACCTTTTAAATCTTACCAGAAAGGAAACCACAGGGCTTGCCAGACTTTATACCAATCAACTGCAAGAGGCTCAGGATTACTATACTGCAACAAATATAGATGCGGAGTATCCGAGGCCACGGCGTGGGGATGACAACCAAAATTTATTTGTGTCAGACCGTTACGTAGAAGATGGTTCTTATGTAAGGATCCAAAACGTTAGCTTGGGCTATAATTTCCCAAGTACAGTTCTCGATAAGTTCAATGTTTCCAACCTAAAAATCTATGGCACCATTCAGAACTTATACACCTTTACAGATTATAGCGGTTATGATCCAGATATTGGGGCCTACAATGGCGATGCGCTGCAAATGGGGGTAGACTTGGGGAGATACCCCATATCACGAACTTTTACCTTTGGTGTAGATGTTGAATTTTAA
- a CDS encoding RagB/SusD family nutrient uptake outer membrane protein has protein sequence MRINRTTIILFVVGTFSIMSSCSEDFLERPPEDGIALDNFYSSEEELVANTNALYDSPWFNFNTKAFWSISELTSGNARTYSGDVVSYYNFSVTGDNTVLSDGWSSLWGVVAQSNAIINFLPDRVSGDVSEAAVNNTLGEAHLMRATAYFYLLRIWGPVPIITDNLENVYDPQIPTNRVEDIYTFIENDLQFAIDNCYSKIRGANYEANAHVSSGSAKAMKAKVHLYQGEYDQARQLSQEVINSGEFKLYGGPELPSKSYNDLFLTANDNNEESIFALQWTSTGGYGAGNAMQASFAISSAITGTGDGYGVIGPTIDLQNAYETGDERRKATIMLAGDFYPNLRAADGGYTAPDDINAQNTQAGIKKYVVGTPSDNNGDSAQQAAGNNTYIMRYADVLLINAEAILAGGSSTSDPQALRSYNAVRQRAGLGNRPSITLEDILHERRIEFAIEGDYWFDLGRIDRQMAINIISNQERGTYSTDGTNEVFSEMYTPESSDFRYPYPTSDVALNPRLLEEPVPYDFE, from the coding sequence ATGAGAATTAATAGAACTACGATTATACTATTCGTTGTAGGAACCTTTTCTATAATGAGTTCATGCTCTGAAGATTTCCTGGAGCGGCCGCCAGAAGACGGTATTGCCCTGGATAATTTTTATTCTAGCGAAGAAGAACTTGTCGCAAATACAAACGCGCTTTATGATTCGCCCTGGTTTAACTTTAATACCAAAGCTTTCTGGTCTATTTCAGAACTCACTTCGGGTAATGCCAGGACGTATTCGGGGGATGTTGTCAGCTATTATAATTTCAGCGTTACAGGTGATAATACCGTATTGTCAGATGGTTGGAGTTCGCTGTGGGGTGTTGTAGCACAATCAAATGCTATAATTAATTTTTTACCAGATCGCGTTTCTGGGGATGTTTCTGAAGCTGCGGTCAACAACACTTTGGGCGAAGCACATTTAATGCGTGCGACTGCATATTTTTACCTATTAAGAATTTGGGGACCTGTTCCCATTATTACAGACAATCTAGAAAATGTGTATGATCCACAGATTCCTACCAATAGGGTGGAAGATATATATACCTTTATAGAAAATGATCTGCAATTTGCCATAGATAACTGCTACTCAAAAATACGAGGAGCAAATTATGAAGCGAATGCCCATGTATCTAGCGGTTCGGCCAAAGCAATGAAAGCCAAAGTACATTTGTATCAAGGGGAGTACGATCAAGCGCGGCAATTGTCGCAGGAGGTCATAAATAGTGGAGAGTTTAAACTCTATGGAGGTCCAGAACTCCCTTCTAAAAGTTATAACGATCTGTTTCTCACGGCCAATGATAATAATGAGGAATCTATTTTTGCACTGCAATGGACTTCTACCGGAGGTTATGGAGCGGGTAATGCCATGCAGGCTTCTTTTGCAATAAGCTCTGCCATTACCGGAACAGGGGATGGGTATGGCGTTATAGGGCCCACCATTGATCTACAAAATGCTTATGAAACGGGTGATGAACGCAGAAAGGCGACTATTATGCTCGCCGGGGATTTTTATCCTAATTTAAGAGCGGCAGACGGCGGTTACACTGCACCTGATGACATCAATGCACAGAATACACAGGCAGGTATAAAAAAATATGTAGTGGGAACTCCATCAGATAATAATGGCGACAGTGCGCAGCAGGCCGCTGGTAACAATACCTATATTATGCGATACGCAGATGTGCTTCTTATTAATGCGGAGGCCATACTTGCAGGAGGCTCAAGTACAAGCGATCCACAGGCACTACGTTCTTATAACGCAGTACGTCAACGTGCGGGATTAGGTAATAGGCCATCCATTACGCTCGAAGATATCTTGCATGAAAGAAGGATTGAATTTGCTATTGAAGGAGATTATTGGTTTGATTTGGGAAGAATAGATCGCCAAATGGCCATTAATATTATAAGTAATCAAGAGCGCGGTACGTATTCCACGGATGGTACCAATGAGGTTTTTTCTGAAATGTACACTCCAGAATCCAGCGATTTCAGGTATCCATACCCTACGAGTGACGTGGCCCTTAACCCACGATTACTTGAAGAGCCCGTACCTTATGATTTTGAATGA
- a CDS encoding IPT/TIG domain-containing protein, with protein sequence MKKINNTVSVGMLLMMFITLSSCTGDDTGVDFSSSAEPPVLERVSLVDKDSTTSEGLRGNLYAIYGKNLATTTQVTFSDSVAYFNPTMVTDTNILVAVPDGAPYFGGSDKLMVTTQAGTASLDFAVAQPAPDIEAFSPLAAGSGEIVTITGSVFEGLEAVRFGEIEAEIVSSTASEIQVRVPEGVVQSFIFVETAGGITQSSSAFGFKYLIYDDTLNASWWVGGWDGTQDFENTQQVKRGDYSVQRIYTGGYSGFQIGNGGAPILLEDYVAIKVSIYGGEGAISLKVVVNGLYDDGMVITVTEGEYTNFTIPLSELNASTGNLMEIVIQEFSGSAPSTIYIDDLGLI encoded by the coding sequence ATGAAAAAAATTAATAATACGGTTAGCGTAGGTATGTTACTTATGATGTTTATAACCCTATCTTCATGTACAGGTGATGATACCGGAGTAGATTTCAGTAGTTCTGCTGAGCCGCCCGTTTTAGAACGCGTGAGTTTGGTAGATAAAGATTCAACTACTTCAGAAGGCCTTCGTGGTAACTTATATGCCATTTATGGAAAAAATCTGGCAACAACTACGCAGGTTACTTTTAGTGATAGTGTAGCTTATTTTAACCCGACCATGGTTACCGATACCAATATATTAGTTGCCGTGCCCGATGGTGCGCCTTATTTTGGAGGAAGTGATAAGTTAATGGTTACTACCCAGGCAGGTACTGCAAGCCTAGATTTTGCAGTGGCACAGCCAGCGCCGGATATTGAAGCATTTTCGCCCCTAGCTGCCGGATCTGGTGAGATTGTGACCATAACCGGTTCTGTCTTTGAAGGTTTGGAAGCAGTGCGTTTTGGGGAGATTGAAGCAGAAATTGTAAGTTCCACAGCTTCCGAAATACAGGTTCGTGTACCAGAAGGTGTCGTACAGAGTTTTATTTTTGTGGAAACCGCAGGAGGTATTACGCAGTCCAGCAGTGCTTTTGGTTTTAAATACCTTATTTATGACGATACTCTCAATGCCAGTTGGTGGGTAGGAGGTTGGGACGGTACCCAAGATTTTGAAAACACCCAGCAAGTAAAACGCGGCGATTATTCCGTACAGCGTATCTATACTGGTGGCTATTCCGGATTTCAAATCGGTAATGGCGGCGCTCCTATTTTATTGGAGGATTATGTTGCGATCAAGGTTTCTATTTATGGTGGCGAAGGTGCAATAAGTCTCAAAGTAGTTGTAAATGGTCTTTATGATGATGGTATGGTCATAACAGTAACCGAAGGTGAATACACTAATTTTACCATTCCGCTTAGCGAATTGAATGCGTCTACTGGTAATCTTATGGAAATCGTAATACAGGAATTTAGCGGAAGTGCTCCTTCCACTATTTACATTGATGATCTCGGATTGATTTAG
- a CDS encoding glycoside hydrolase family 27 protein translates to MIRIFMLLIFISAGSLVQAQKFENLAQTPPMGWNSWNTFACDINEDVIKKAADYMVSSGMKEAGYEYINIDDCWHGERDAQGFIHEDKEKFPSGMKALADYVHAKGLKLGIYSDAGTKTCGGQPGSRGYEYQDALMYAKWGIDYLKYDWCSTENINPIGAYTTISKALYKTGRPIVLSICEWGDNKPWEWAEDIGYLWRTTGDIYNCFDCEEDHGDWSSWGVLQILDMQEGLRKYAGPGHWNDPDMMEVGNGMSTSEDRAHFTMWAMIAAPLIAGNDLSTMSQETIDILTNKEIIAINQDSLGVQGFKYNAENELETWFKPLENGDWAVTFLNRGAEERNINFNWKGQIIKDPDFEYTVDFTKNTYTIRDLWMHKNLKNSKKVLKAKIKPHDVLSLRLSMSK, encoded by the coding sequence ATGATTAGAATTTTTATGTTGCTCATTTTTATTTCAGCGGGATCTCTGGTACAGGCTCAAAAATTTGAAAACCTTGCCCAAACTCCCCCCATGGGCTGGAACAGCTGGAACACTTTTGCCTGTGACATAAACGAAGATGTAATAAAAAAAGCTGCAGATTATATGGTTTCCAGTGGTATGAAGGAAGCCGGTTATGAATATATTAATATTGATGATTGCTGGCACGGCGAGCGCGATGCGCAGGGGTTCATACATGAGGATAAAGAAAAATTCCCTTCGGGCATGAAGGCACTTGCAGATTATGTACATGCTAAAGGTTTAAAACTGGGTATTTATAGTGATGCGGGTACTAAGACCTGTGGAGGACAGCCCGGAAGCCGGGGTTATGAATATCAAGATGCATTGATGTATGCCAAATGGGGTATTGATTATTTGAAATATGACTGGTGCAGCACTGAAAATATCAATCCCATAGGCGCTTATACCACGATTAGCAAGGCCCTTTATAAAACCGGTAGGCCCATCGTTTTGAGCATTTGCGAATGGGGCGACAACAAACCATGGGAATGGGCGGAAGATATAGGCTATCTATGGCGCACAACTGGCGATATCTATAATTGCTTTGACTGTGAAGAAGATCATGGGGATTGGTCTTCCTGGGGTGTTTTGCAAATTCTTGATATGCAGGAAGGACTGCGAAAATATGCAGGTCCAGGCCACTGGAACGATCCTGATATGATGGAGGTGGGCAACGGTATGAGCACCAGTGAAGACCGTGCCCATTTTACCATGTGGGCCATGATCGCCGCGCCGTTGATCGCTGGTAACGATTTGTCGACCATGAGCCAGGAAACCATAGATATTCTCACCAATAAAGAAATTATTGCCATAAATCAGGATTCACTCGGGGTGCAGGGCTTTAAATATAATGCCGAAAATGAACTGGAAACCTGGTTTAAACCTCTTGAAAATGGCGACTGGGCAGTCACTTTCTTGAACCGTGGCGCTGAAGAGCGGAATATTAATTTTAATTGGAAAGGTCAAATAATTAAAGATCCCGACTTTGAATATACGGTAGATTTTACAAAAAACACCTATACAATCAGAGATTTGTGGATGCACAAAAACCTTAAAAACTCCAAAAAAGTACTAAAAGCTAAAATTAAGCCACATGATGTGCTTAGTTTAAGGTTGTCTATGAGCAAGTAA
- a CDS encoding FG-GAP repeat domain-containing protein: MYKFGIKKWIIALLFMLILGIGFTLLFPLAPRKDYTTAKNTYNTYCGSCHITPDPTKIPKSFWEHNVLPEMARRMGYGNLNNSLYPYPETPIIDSIQWNQIHDYVINLAPDNIPNIPFRKGRGTELSQFHSSLQILANPKTSGAITNSKYDAASGYLFMANAYGQVREWKNRVPIKGHFNSPIISTVFKEDTTYLTEIGLMKPSETAQGTLYMMKNGVMTPIFRKLHRPVYTEINDLDEDGKNEILICEFGNYTGELSILIQKGGVYKKRTLLNLPGSIKVEVVDMNKDGKKDIAALFSQGREGIYIFYQKENLQFDIEKVISLEPEYGSSWFSLLDYNKDGKLDIVMANGDNADYSDFLKPYHGIRLYINEGGNTFEQKWFYPINGATRVLAEDFDLDGDLDFAVSAFFPDFKNAPEEGFVYLENKDAANYTFLPQVTQKAEKGNWLVMDKGDFDRDGDIDLMLGSFSLQTSDKLKAGSKYDLLYLENKAVKN; the protein is encoded by the coding sequence ATGTATAAATTTGGAATAAAAAAGTGGATCATCGCTCTCTTGTTTATGCTCATTTTAGGAATAGGATTTACTTTATTATTTCCTCTAGCTCCCAGAAAAGATTATACCACAGCAAAGAACACGTATAACACTTATTGCGGCAGCTGTCATATAACACCTGATCCCACAAAAATCCCAAAATCTTTCTGGGAGCATAATGTACTTCCTGAAATGGCGCGGAGAATGGGTTATGGCAATTTGAATAACAGCCTATATCCCTATCCAGAAACCCCGATAATAGATTCCATACAATGGAATCAGATACATGATTATGTTATAAACTTAGCTCCTGATAACATCCCCAATATACCGTTTAGAAAAGGCAGGGGCACGGAATTAAGCCAATTTCATTCTTCCTTGCAAATTTTGGCAAATCCCAAGACTTCAGGTGCGATCACGAATAGTAAATATGATGCTGCATCTGGATACCTATTTATGGCTAATGCTTATGGTCAAGTGCGTGAGTGGAAAAATCGGGTTCCCATAAAAGGGCATTTCAATTCTCCCATTATTTCAACAGTTTTTAAAGAAGACACTACTTATCTTACAGAAATAGGGCTTATGAAGCCCAGTGAAACCGCCCAGGGTACACTTTATATGATGAAAAACGGTGTGATGACTCCTATTTTCAGAAAATTGCACAGACCGGTATATACTGAAATCAATGACCTTGATGAAGATGGCAAAAACGAAATTCTTATTTGTGAATTTGGAAATTATACAGGAGAACTTTCCATACTGATACAAAAGGGGGGCGTTTATAAAAAAAGAACCCTGTTGAACCTTCCCGGTAGTATTAAGGTTGAAGTTGTAGATATGAACAAGGACGGAAAAAAAGATATTGCTGCCTTATTTTCCCAGGGTAGGGAAGGGATTTACATTTTTTATCAGAAAGAAAATCTGCAATTTGATATTGAGAAGGTTATTAGCTTAGAGCCAGAATACGGTTCAAGCTGGTTTTCATTGCTAGACTATAATAAAGATGGCAAATTGGATATTGTTATGGCCAACGGTGACAATGCAGATTACTCTGATTTTCTGAAACCTTATCATGGCATTCGGCTTTATATAAATGAGGGAGGGAATACGTTTGAACAAAAATGGTTTTATCCTATCAATGGAGCGACACGTGTATTAGCCGAAGATTTTGATCTGGATGGTGATTTGGATTTTGCCGTATCAGCTTTTTTTCCAGATTTTAAAAATGCTCCAGAAGAGGGTTTTGTGTATCTTGAAAATAAAGATGCTGCTAATTATACATTTCTTCCCCAGGTCACGCAAAAAGCTGAAAAGGGAAATTGGTTAGTCATGGATAAAGGTGATTTTGATAGGGATGGTGATATTGATCTTATGCTTGGAAGTTTTAGTCTGCAAACTTCAGATAAATTGAAAGCCGGAAGCAAATATGATCTCTTGTATCTTGAAAATAAGGCAGTGAAAAATTAG